The following proteins are encoded in a genomic region of Streptomyces gobiensis:
- a CDS encoding sensor histidine kinase — protein MEHRLRFAPEILARLGEELVPHPDLGIMELVRNAYDADARTCRIQLSGAGEAGGTLVVSDDGEGMTAAQLASGFLLIGRSGKAEETHTASGRRKVGEKGLGRLAALRLGTSVTVRTRSGKEPQQEHSLIIDWERVDASEAVEDVPLAIESRPSTASQGTEVEISGLRQPLADKEAERLARSLLMLTGPFADGTAFRVTCDTPEFDGLTRLINDDYLEGFEYRLVAILDEDGQASATLYNWRGEAEYTGNHADVGRKREGRGSRREKEAPMRFFAPAARLEMWMFNLNPRSKEPRFVHQDTNGIRRWLGKVGGVHLYHRGLRVQPYGDEGNDWLGINLRRSANPELRPSTNTSVGRILVEDPDSQLTPKTDRSGFVDALPFLDLRDFAKRAVDWSADVRLHKREQRRVGAATKARERTEDAETRFKSLMEAISPGDAETPTLGDVADRAVLESFSDGASELFDSQRREIEALREDLLLYRTLATVGTSTAVFAHEAVRPAARIINEVKTVGRRIEKRISADDYERDFQPSIDASVDGAKTLESFAKLPLSLLEKNKRDIANIEVDTACQAVVPLFKRYLDERRISVEFDLGAPGGVVHTTVADIESVLSNLIANAAHAFTRDDAPPRERIVRVGTRLAEEEGRTHVVICVDDSGPGIAGLSLSSIWLPGKTTRDNGTGLGLTIVRDIVADLKGRQQAWHKGELGGARIMVWLPVQQADDSHGHADGAR, from the coding sequence ATGGAACATCGGCTCCGCTTCGCCCCCGAGATCCTTGCCCGGCTCGGGGAAGAACTAGTGCCGCACCCTGACCTCGGCATCATGGAGCTGGTGCGCAACGCCTACGACGCTGATGCCCGAACGTGTCGCATCCAGCTCAGCGGCGCGGGAGAGGCAGGCGGAACCCTCGTCGTTTCGGACGACGGTGAGGGAATGACGGCAGCGCAGCTGGCCTCCGGATTCCTGCTCATCGGACGATCGGGCAAGGCAGAGGAGACCCACACGGCCTCCGGACGACGGAAGGTTGGGGAGAAAGGGCTGGGGCGGCTAGCGGCCCTCCGGCTGGGCACGAGCGTGACTGTGCGTACCCGTTCCGGCAAGGAGCCTCAGCAGGAGCATTCCCTGATTATCGACTGGGAACGCGTCGATGCGTCAGAGGCGGTTGAGGACGTGCCGCTGGCTATTGAGAGTCGGCCCAGCACGGCATCACAGGGCACCGAAGTGGAGATCAGCGGGCTGCGGCAGCCACTTGCAGACAAGGAAGCGGAGCGATTGGCCCGTTCGCTGCTGATGCTCACTGGGCCTTTCGCCGATGGCACGGCCTTCCGCGTCACCTGTGACACACCGGAGTTCGATGGACTCACCCGGCTGATCAACGACGACTACCTTGAGGGCTTCGAGTACCGGCTGGTGGCAATCCTGGATGAAGACGGACAGGCGTCGGCGACCCTGTACAACTGGCGCGGAGAAGCTGAATACACCGGAAATCACGCGGATGTAGGCCGGAAGCGCGAGGGACGCGGCAGCAGGCGGGAAAAGGAAGCTCCGATGAGGTTCTTTGCTCCTGCCGCGCGGCTTGAGATGTGGATGTTCAACCTGAATCCGCGTTCCAAAGAGCCGCGCTTTGTTCACCAGGACACCAATGGGATAAGGCGTTGGCTGGGGAAGGTGGGAGGAGTCCATCTCTATCACCGCGGTCTGCGCGTGCAGCCATACGGCGATGAGGGAAACGACTGGCTGGGCATCAACCTGCGGCGTTCGGCCAATCCCGAGCTCCGCCCGTCGACGAACACCTCGGTGGGCCGGATCCTGGTGGAGGACCCAGACAGCCAGCTGACACCCAAGACCGACCGCAGCGGCTTCGTCGACGCCCTCCCGTTCCTCGATCTCCGGGACTTCGCAAAACGCGCGGTGGACTGGTCGGCGGACGTCCGGCTGCACAAACGTGAGCAGCGGCGGGTGGGCGCCGCCACCAAGGCGCGTGAACGGACGGAAGACGCCGAGACGCGGTTCAAGAGCCTGATGGAGGCGATTTCCCCAGGGGATGCGGAGACTCCCACCCTGGGTGATGTCGCAGACCGTGCCGTGCTGGAGTCCTTCAGCGACGGCGCGAGTGAGCTCTTCGACTCACAGCGCAGGGAGATCGAAGCACTCCGCGAGGACCTGCTGCTCTACCGCACGCTGGCGACGGTAGGAACCAGCACAGCTGTATTCGCACACGAGGCCGTCCGGCCCGCTGCCCGGATTATCAATGAGGTCAAGACAGTCGGTCGGCGGATAGAGAAGCGCATCTCTGCGGATGACTATGAACGGGACTTTCAGCCTTCGATAGATGCTTCCGTGGATGGGGCGAAAACTCTGGAGTCCTTCGCCAAGCTTCCGCTCAGCCTCCTGGAAAAGAACAAGCGCGATATCGCGAACATTGAAGTAGACACGGCCTGCCAGGCTGTCGTTCCCCTCTTCAAGCGGTACCTTGACGAACGCCGGATCTCCGTGGAGTTTGACCTCGGTGCTCCGGGCGGAGTCGTCCATACCACGGTTGCTGATATCGAGTCGGTCCTGTCGAATCTCATCGCGAACGCGGCCCACGCGTTCACACGTGATGACGCCCCGCCAAGGGAACGGATCGTTCGAGTCGGAACACGCCTCGCGGAAGAGGAGGGAAGAACGCATGTCGTCATCTGTGTTGATGACTCCGGGCCGGGTATCGCAGGGCTGTCGCTGAGCAGCATCTGGCTGCCTGGTAAGACGACACGTGACAACGGAACAGGGCTTGGACTGACGATCGTTCGTGATATTGTCGCCGACCTGAAGGGACGCCAGCAAGCCTGGCACAAGGGCGAGTTGGGGGGAGCCAGGATCATGGTCTGGCTGCCGGTCCAGCAGGCTGACGACTCCCACGGGCATGCGGATGGAGCCCGATGA
- a CDS encoding response regulator has translation MTATQPEQVLSVAVVDDDPGDAESLVRPLADYGFEADAISDLDPAQGVDEFLTELAGSYDALICDHVLRGRTAVRFTGAELVCKANRRPGRALPAVLVSSHVNTDQKAAILRWREGIPRVVDKSEASEQLMSALDYTLAELGGQIARERRSFPTPIEVLEVLPDVEEPVAKVVVVGWRIASSVWMPVQPITEATGLRPGELPGRWLEADVNCHARNASDLYFQNIVIAPDPPDDWMSA, from the coding sequence ATGACCGCGACCCAGCCGGAACAGGTTCTCTCGGTTGCCGTAGTGGACGACGATCCGGGTGACGCCGAGAGCCTCGTCCGTCCGCTCGCTGATTACGGCTTCGAAGCGGATGCCATCAGCGATCTCGATCCGGCGCAGGGAGTGGATGAGTTCCTGACCGAGCTCGCCGGAAGCTATGACGCGCTTATCTGTGATCACGTACTCAGAGGAAGAACCGCAGTTCGATTCACCGGTGCTGAGCTTGTTTGCAAGGCAAACCGCCGACCAGGGCGTGCGCTGCCGGCGGTTCTCGTCAGCAGCCATGTGAATACCGACCAGAAGGCTGCGATCCTCCGCTGGCGCGAGGGGATTCCCAGGGTCGTGGATAAGAGCGAGGCGTCCGAGCAGTTGATGAGTGCCCTCGACTACACCCTGGCGGAACTCGGCGGGCAGATTGCTCGTGAGCGCCGAAGCTTCCCCACCCCGATCGAGGTTCTGGAGGTGTTGCCGGACGTCGAGGAGCCGGTGGCGAAGGTCGTGGTCGTAGGGTGGCGCATTGCCAGCTCGGTGTGGATGCCGGTACAGCCGATTACAGAGGCTACGGGATTACGGCCGGGGGAACTTCCCGGCCGCTGGCTAGAAGCCGATGTGAACTGTCACGCCAGAAATGCCTCAGACCTCTACTTCCAGAACATTGTGATCGCCCCCGACCCACCGGATGACTGGATGAGCGCGTGA
- a CDS encoding serine/threonine-protein kinase yields the protein MEALTEDDPVEVGGYRLLGRVGAGGMGRVYLGESLAGQQVAVKVIKPSVLDEESRARFIQEMASLKIVYGPCVADFVGGDAQADPPWLAVEYVPGPDLRGYVTEHGPLPLVETASLGALLAEGLVTVHQAGLLHRDLKPQNVLLDAYGPKVIDFGLAVLAERRSTLTATGYVVGTVQCMPPEQARGERKLTPAADVYALGAVLLYAVTGHYPYDGGTWQAIALKIEDPATPPDLTGLPRELRPLMDSMLAADPEQRPELRGVAEGLVEVLRAEGTTPGQAKRRLASRTASPGSEPVVPDSPVVPRPAYTPTLVDAAGIADVETASAWADPEAEPGGGPQNGSPPTGSPAVADLGSTDVGMRRSAAPLEIAERLRSAYAREAPFVA from the coding sequence ATGGAGGCGCTGACGGAGGACGACCCCGTAGAGGTGGGCGGCTACCGGCTGTTGGGCAGGGTCGGTGCCGGCGGCATGGGGCGGGTGTACCTGGGGGAGTCGCTGGCCGGGCAGCAGGTCGCGGTCAAGGTGATCAAGCCGAGCGTGCTGGACGAGGAATCGCGCGCCCGTTTCATCCAGGAAATGGCAAGCCTCAAAATCGTCTACGGTCCGTGCGTGGCCGACTTCGTCGGCGGCGACGCACAGGCCGATCCGCCCTGGCTGGCAGTGGAGTACGTACCCGGTCCTGATCTGCGTGGCTACGTTACCGAGCACGGGCCGCTTCCCCTCGTGGAGACGGCCAGTCTCGGCGCGCTGCTCGCCGAAGGGCTGGTCACGGTCCACCAGGCCGGGCTGCTGCACCGTGACCTCAAACCGCAGAACGTCCTCCTCGACGCCTACGGCCCCAAAGTGATCGACTTCGGTCTCGCCGTACTCGCTGAACGCCGCAGCACCCTGACCGCCACCGGCTATGTCGTCGGCACGGTCCAGTGCATGCCGCCCGAGCAGGCCCGCGGGGAGCGGAAGCTGACACCCGCTGCCGACGTGTACGCGCTCGGTGCCGTGCTGCTCTACGCCGTCACCGGCCACTACCCCTATGACGGCGGCACCTGGCAGGCCATCGCCCTCAAGATCGAGGATCCGGCTACGCCGCCGGACCTGACCGGCCTGCCCCGGGAGCTGCGGCCGCTCATGGATTCCATGCTCGCCGCAGACCCGGAGCAGCGCCCGGAGCTTCGCGGCGTCGCGGAGGGACTGGTGGAGGTCCTGCGGGCGGAGGGGACAACGCCGGGGCAGGCCAAGCGGCGCCTCGCTTCCCGTACGGCTTCGCCCGGTTCCGAGCCGGTGGTGCCTGATTCCCCCGTTGTGCCGCGGCCCGCGTACACCCCGACGCTCGTCGACGCGGCGGGCATCGCGGACGTGGAGACGGCGAGCGCCTGGGCAGACCCTGAGGCCGAGCCCGGGGGCGGGCCCCAGAACGGAAGTCCCCCCACCGGATCGCCCGCCGTCGCGGACCTGGGCTCCACTGACGTCGGCATGCGGCGCTCGGCGGCGCCGCTGGAGATCGCCGAACGGCTTCGCTCCGCGTATGCCCGCGAGGCCCCGTTCGTCGCGTAG
- a CDS encoding ComEC/Rec2 family competence protein, with the protein MTERHSTGGDDSAPLDITILDVGHGNAAVVRDGTRCAVVDATPGDVVLTELERVGIERIEHLVISHADNDHAGGSLGLLLDDTRTLGVIWFNADGQKNSRTWERFRRAVWTRHRRGGCDGIRSIHTETGETLICGRARLEVCHPSILMAASGPTGHAPEFGTLTSNTLSVVVRVHLAEQPTALLAADMDAVAFRHIQETGRDLRAPVLVFPHHGGLPGKSVDAREFAQSLAAMVAPELVIFSIVGGLRPANPQPDIMSGVRHGAPEAHIACTQLSVHCHRPGEPVPEEHLALRPAAGRKNSRCCAGSVTVSRVGDELHIDPPLSRHTDFIGARVEQPLCRVTAVIPRQQSGDAARRERP; encoded by the coding sequence GTGACGGAGCGGCACAGCACGGGCGGGGATGACTCGGCCCCTCTCGACATCACCATCCTTGACGTGGGCCACGGCAACGCGGCTGTCGTGCGTGACGGCACCCGGTGTGCTGTTGTCGATGCCACACCGGGCGATGTGGTCCTCACTGAGCTCGAACGCGTGGGAATCGAACGCATCGAGCACCTGGTGATCTCGCACGCGGACAACGACCACGCCGGCGGCAGTTTGGGCCTGTTACTCGACGATACCCGCACGTTGGGTGTCATCTGGTTCAACGCCGACGGGCAGAAGAACAGCCGGACATGGGAGCGATTCAGGCGTGCTGTCTGGACTAGGCACCGCCGAGGCGGATGCGATGGGATCCGTTCGATTCACACCGAGACGGGCGAGACGCTGATCTGCGGACGCGCACGACTGGAGGTGTGCCACCCGAGCATTCTCATGGCGGCCTCCGGCCCCACCGGCCATGCTCCGGAGTTCGGGACACTCACATCCAACACTCTGTCGGTAGTGGTCAGGGTGCACTTGGCGGAGCAGCCCACGGCGCTGCTTGCAGCGGACATGGACGCGGTGGCTTTCCGGCATATCCAGGAGACCGGGCGCGATCTGCGTGCCCCCGTGCTTGTCTTCCCGCACCATGGCGGCTTACCCGGCAAGAGCGTCGACGCACGGGAGTTCGCCCAGAGCCTTGCGGCCATGGTGGCGCCGGAGCTCGTGATTTTTTCCATCGTAGGCGGGCTGCGCCCGGCGAATCCCCAGCCGGACATCATGTCCGGAGTGCGTCATGGGGCGCCTGAAGCGCACATCGCCTGCACACAGCTGTCCGTGCACTGCCACCGTCCCGGAGAGCCGGTACCGGAGGAGCATCTGGCTCTCCGGCCGGCCGCCGGCCGGAAGAACAGCCGGTGTTGCGCGGGGAGCGTCACCGTCAGCCGCGTCGGTGACGAGCTGCATATCGACCCTCCGCTGAGCCGCCACACGGACTTCATCGGGGCTAGAGTCGAGCAGCCGCTATGCAGGGTGACGGCGGTGATTCCCCGACAGCAGTCGGGCGATGCTGCCAGGAGGGAGAGACCGTGA
- a CDS encoding SDR family oxidoreductase, translating into MTDRTEHTLRGKTAVIAGGAKNLGGLISTTFAAEGANVVVHYHSDAAKADAERTVAAVQAAGGEAIAVQGDLTRVAEAVRLFDAAVDRFGGVDIAVNTVGKVLRKPIVETSEAEYDEMFAINAKSAYFFLQEAGKRLNDRGKIINLGTSLLAAFTDGYSTYAGGKAPLEHFTRAAAKEFAPRGISVTTVAPGPMDTPFFYPQETPERVAFHKSQALGNQLTQIEDIVPLVKFLATEGWWITGQTIFANGGYTTR; encoded by the coding sequence ATGACTGACCGCACGGAGCACACGCTGCGCGGGAAGACCGCCGTCATCGCCGGTGGGGCCAAGAACCTCGGTGGCCTGATCAGCACCACCTTCGCCGCCGAGGGCGCCAACGTGGTCGTCCACTACCACTCGGATGCCGCCAAGGCGGACGCCGAGCGGACGGTGGCCGCCGTGCAGGCGGCCGGCGGGGAGGCCATCGCGGTCCAGGGCGACCTGACCCGGGTCGCGGAGGCGGTCCGACTCTTCGACGCGGCCGTCGACCGCTTCGGCGGGGTGGACATCGCGGTGAACACCGTGGGCAAGGTGCTGCGCAAGCCGATCGTGGAAACCTCCGAGGCCGAGTACGACGAGATGTTCGCGATCAACGCCAAGTCCGCCTACTTCTTCCTCCAGGAGGCGGGCAAGCGGCTGAACGACCGCGGGAAGATCATCAACCTCGGCACCTCCCTGCTGGCGGCCTTCACCGACGGCTACTCCACGTACGCCGGCGGCAAGGCGCCGCTGGAGCACTTCACCCGGGCCGCCGCCAAGGAGTTCGCGCCGCGCGGCATCTCCGTCACCACGGTGGCCCCCGGCCCGATGGACACGCCGTTCTTCTACCCGCAGGAGACGCCCGAGCGGGTGGCGTTCCACAAGTCCCAGGCGCTGGGCAACCAGCTCACGCAGATCGAGGACATCGTCCCGCTGGTGAAGTTCCTGGCCACCGAGGGCTGGTGGATCACCGGCCAGACCATCTTTGCCAACGGCGGCTACACCACCCGGTGA
- a CDS encoding LysR substrate-binding domain-containing protein, translating to MSLDLRKIEHFMAVVEELGFTPAAARLHLSQQALSTSIRALEREVGVDLLDRSGGQVSVLPAGRALYEDARVVRALADAALKRARRTGRGEAEALRIGRTPAVTGEEVTALAGRLRSSHPEVRVRVDQRYPSELAGLLLAGELDLALGRALAPVRGLTVRTLARQPLGVAVRAGHRLSGRAAVALGDLAGERLMVWGRPGRSGYTDLLLAECRRAGWEPELEINPVQGTPPVTAVLDNDCVALVTAPLGAAGGGDVVVIALDPPVGVPLQAMWLEHASSEARDAFVAAASE from the coding sequence GTGAGCCTGGATCTGCGCAAGATTGAGCACTTCATGGCCGTCGTGGAGGAGCTGGGCTTCACCCCGGCCGCTGCCCGGCTGCATCTGAGCCAGCAGGCGCTCAGCACCTCCATCCGGGCCCTGGAGCGCGAAGTGGGGGTGGATCTGCTGGACCGCAGCGGCGGTCAGGTCTCGGTCCTGCCCGCCGGGCGGGCGCTCTACGAGGACGCCCGCGTGGTGCGGGCACTGGCGGATGCCGCGCTGAAGCGGGCGCGGCGCACCGGGCGGGGTGAGGCCGAAGCGCTGCGGATCGGCCGGACGCCCGCGGTGACTGGCGAGGAGGTCACCGCGCTCGCCGGGCGGCTGCGGAGCAGCCACCCGGAGGTCCGCGTACGGGTGGACCAGCGCTATCCCTCCGAGCTGGCCGGGCTGCTGCTCGCCGGGGAGCTGGATCTGGCGCTGGGCCGCGCGCTGGCCCCGGTCCGCGGGCTGACCGTGCGGACGCTGGCGCGGCAGCCGCTCGGCGTGGCGGTGCGCGCCGGGCACCGGCTGAGCGGCCGGGCGGCCGTGGCCCTTGGCGATCTGGCGGGCGAGCGGCTGATGGTGTGGGGCAGGCCGGGCCGCTCCGGGTACACCGATCTGCTGCTGGCCGAGTGCCGACGGGCCGGGTGGGAGCCGGAGTTGGAGATCAACCCGGTGCAGGGCACCCCGCCGGTCACGGCGGTGCTGGACAACGACTGCGTGGCGCTGGTGACCGCACCGCTGGGGGCCGCGGGCGGCGGCGACGTCGTGGTGATCGCCCTCGATCCCCCGGTCGGGGTGCCGTTGCAGGCGATGTGGCTGGAACACGCCAGCTCCGAGGCGCGCGACGCGTTCGTCGCCGCGGCCTCGGAGTGA
- a CDS encoding RacP protein, with the protein MPRASRRRGEAARRHADTLRFVLFEARPAGLLFRQLVRASGLSPSQVRAGLACLRDIIAENGWPPLIWTRADGYQLGAERAALQAYERAVLTEKLTEFRRFITGTVAPHAAAHPGDKWVRHIVAQLNSIESTLDLVVSS; encoded by the coding sequence ATGCCCCGCGCCTCGCGGCGCCGGGGCGAAGCCGCACGGCGGCATGCCGACACCCTCCGGTTCGTGCTGTTCGAAGCCAGGCCCGCAGGGCTGCTGTTCCGCCAGTTGGTACGCGCCAGCGGACTGTCTCCCAGCCAGGTCAGGGCCGGTCTGGCCTGCCTGCGCGACATCATCGCGGAGAACGGCTGGCCGCCGCTGATCTGGACCAGGGCCGACGGCTACCAGCTCGGCGCCGAACGCGCCGCGCTTCAGGCATACGAGCGGGCCGTGCTCACCGAGAAACTGACCGAGTTCCGCCGGTTCATCACCGGCACGGTCGCCCCGCACGCCGCCGCCCACCCGGGCGACAAGTGGGTCCGCCACATCGTCGCCCAGCTCAACTCCATCGAATCCACCCTCGATCTCGTCGTCTCTTCCTGA
- a CDS encoding IS5 family transposase (programmed frameshift), whose product MSLTDAQWARIEPLLPDRTPKRGGRWRDHRQVIDAIAFKYRTGTPWMDLPEHFGSWKGAHNRLRKWAADGTWEKVFTALLAQADAEGDLDWVVAVDSTIVRAHQHAAGARPKGAPAGEPDDHALGRSRGGLTTKIHLAADSHCRPLAFVITPGQAGDAPAFPEVMARLRVPRPIGRPRITPDVILADKAYSSRAIRTHLRRRGIRAVIPQPADQAANRKRRGSRGGRPPAFDRDAYKRRNTVERCINRLKQWRGLATRYDKTATIYLAGLHLAAIFIWSAR is encoded by the exons GTGTCGTTGACTGATGCCCAGTGGGCACGGATCGAGCCGTTGTTGCCGGACCGGACTCCGAAGCGGGGCGGACGGTGGCGTGATCACCGGCAGGTGATCGACGCGATCGCGTTCAAGTACCGCACCGGGACACCGTGGATGGACCTGCCCGAGCACTTCGGGTCGTGGAAGGGCGCCCACAACCGCCTGCGGAAGTGGGCCGCCGACGGCACCTGGGAGAAGGTCTTCACCGCCCTGCTCGCCCAGGCCGACGCCGAAGGCGACCTCGACTGGGTCGTCGCGGTCGACTCCACCATCGTCCGAGCCCACCAGCACGCCGCCGGGGCCCGTC CAAAAGGGGCCCCGGCCGGCGAGCCGGACGACCATGCCCTCGGACGCTCCCGCGGCGGACTGACCACCAAGATCCACCTCGCCGCGGACAGCCACTGCCGGCCCCTGGCCTTCGTCATCACGCCTGGCCAGGCAGGTGACGCACCCGCATTCCCCGAGGTCATGGCCCGCTTACGGGTGCCCCGGCCAATCGGCCGGCCCAGGATCACGCCGGACGTGATCCTGGCCGACAAGGCCTACTCATCCCGCGCGATCCGGACCCATCTCCGTCGGCGCGGGATCCGGGCCGTGATCCCGCAGCCCGCCGACCAGGCCGCCAACCGCAAACGCCGCGGCAGCCGCGGCGGCAGACCACCAGCCTTCGACCGCGACGCCTACAAGCGGCGCAACACGGTCGAGCGCTGCATCAACAGACTCAAGCAATGGCGCGGCCTGGCCACCCGCTACGACAAGACCGCCACCATCTACCTCGCCGGACTCCACCTCGCCGCCATCTTCATCTGGTCAGCGAGATGA
- a CDS encoding DEAD/DEAH box helicase — protein MEPARFPLGRWPEKTEYPLALSQQFAVNRIVGELADEAGLFAVNGPPGTGKTTQLRDLIAAVLVLRAQRLAELARPEDAFAKGKPYRWANGDYQRSLAPLIPELTGHEMLVASANNGAVENVTTEIPARGSIDSAWQEDAEYFPEQGKLILRGEDAWGAVAARLGNRANRRDFRDAYWFGALKQNGAGEKTGKGMRSLLQEKAESRPGPGTWRKAVAGFRAAERAVRTLQTERQRAGEVLRELPSAQRRVEQAQRAAQAARAQHSATGGPLAEARERMRGLERDAARHAERRAQHQRRRPGFLVWVSTFGGAQRDWRREDQELAQSHRDAEAAFDAQTQAVDRYAAEERGARTALVSAEASLRMAEEHQHGLEQAAARDRRRWGAHIPGQERTVEHEGRSGEEIRELSSPWSDKEFTAARTRLFIEAMRLHRAFLEGAADRMRKNLDAAMDVVCGGAPKDLEPEVLRAAWQNLFLAVPVVSTTFASLDRMFAGLPAESLGWLLVDEAGQATAQMPVGALWRSRRAVIVGDPLQLEPIVVLPWTGQQALRRTYGVAQEWAPSWTSAQRVADRLNRYGTELPAQLPDGESRVWVGSPLRVHRRCDNPMFTISNEIAYDGLMVHGTKRADPYDIARRSVWWNVGAAQAQGKWNPQEGVVANTIVHRLVDQGLNPEEDLFIVSPFVDVLTGLKQALCRRIPRKKIGTVHTTQGKEADVVLLVLGAPGDGLSGPRAWAAGTPNLLNVAVSRAKRRLFVVGDHHAWHTLPYFETLAREVPTMTEEECVHLRRLAPDSLSGNCRCGPR, from the coding sequence GTGGAACCGGCGCGTTTCCCACTCGGACGCTGGCCGGAGAAGACCGAGTACCCCCTGGCCCTCAGCCAGCAGTTCGCCGTGAACCGGATCGTCGGGGAACTGGCCGACGAAGCTGGGCTGTTCGCGGTGAACGGGCCGCCGGGCACTGGCAAGACCACCCAGCTACGGGATCTAATCGCCGCGGTGCTGGTGTTGCGTGCCCAGCGACTGGCCGAGCTGGCCCGGCCGGAGGACGCCTTCGCCAAGGGCAAGCCGTACCGCTGGGCCAATGGCGACTATCAGCGATCACTCGCTCCACTCATCCCCGAACTCACCGGACACGAAATGCTGGTGGCCTCCGCGAACAACGGTGCTGTGGAGAACGTCACCACAGAGATCCCCGCTCGGGGATCGATCGACAGCGCGTGGCAGGAGGACGCCGAGTACTTCCCCGAGCAGGGCAAGCTCATCCTGCGGGGCGAGGACGCCTGGGGAGCCGTCGCGGCCCGGCTCGGTAACCGGGCGAATCGCCGGGACTTCCGTGACGCCTACTGGTTCGGTGCGCTCAAACAGAACGGCGCCGGGGAGAAGACCGGGAAGGGGATGCGCTCGCTGCTGCAGGAGAAAGCCGAATCGCGCCCCGGCCCGGGCACTTGGCGGAAGGCCGTGGCAGGTTTCCGAGCAGCCGAGCGGGCCGTACGTACTCTGCAAACCGAGCGGCAGCGAGCCGGGGAGGTGCTGCGGGAACTGCCCAGCGCTCAGCGGCGGGTGGAACAGGCGCAGCGCGCCGCCCAGGCGGCACGTGCCCAGCACAGTGCGACTGGTGGCCCCCTGGCAGAGGCCCGGGAGCGGATGCGCGGCCTGGAACGGGACGCCGCCCGTCATGCGGAGCGGCGCGCACAGCACCAGCGGCGTCGGCCGGGTTTCCTGGTCTGGGTGTCCACCTTCGGCGGGGCCCAGCGCGACTGGCGCCGTGAGGATCAGGAACTGGCCCAGTCGCACCGCGACGCGGAGGCGGCCTTCGACGCTCAGACCCAAGCCGTGGACCGATACGCGGCTGAGGAGCGCGGCGCCCGGACAGCGCTGGTCTCCGCCGAGGCCAGTCTTCGGATGGCCGAGGAGCATCAGCACGGGCTCGAGCAGGCGGCGGCACGGGACCGCCGCCGGTGGGGTGCGCATATACCGGGCCAAGAACGGACCGTTGAGCACGAGGGACGCAGCGGAGAGGAGATACGTGAACTCTCCTCTCCGTGGTCCGACAAGGAGTTCACCGCCGCGCGCACCCGGCTGTTCATCGAGGCGATGCGGCTGCACCGGGCCTTCCTCGAAGGGGCGGCCGACCGGATGCGCAAGAACCTGGACGCCGCCATGGACGTGGTCTGCGGCGGTGCGCCGAAGGACCTGGAACCCGAAGTGCTCCGCGCCGCCTGGCAGAATCTCTTCCTCGCGGTACCGGTGGTGTCCACCACCTTCGCCTCGCTGGACCGGATGTTCGCGGGGCTCCCAGCCGAGTCGCTGGGGTGGCTGCTGGTGGACGAGGCGGGGCAGGCGACTGCCCAGATGCCGGTTGGTGCCCTCTGGCGCTCACGCCGTGCGGTGATCGTCGGCGACCCGCTGCAGCTGGAACCGATCGTGGTTCTTCCCTGGACCGGCCAGCAGGCACTGCGCCGCACTTACGGCGTCGCCCAGGAATGGGCGCCCTCCTGGACATCGGCGCAGCGGGTGGCGGACCGGCTGAACCGCTACGGCACGGAACTGCCCGCCCAGCTCCCGGACGGGGAAAGCCGGGTCTGGGTCGGCTCACCGCTGCGGGTGCACCGGCGTTGCGACAACCCCATGTTCACCATCAGCAATGAGATCGCCTACGACGGCCTCATGGTGCACGGAACGAAGCGCGCCGATCCCTACGACATCGCACGCCGAAGCGTCTGGTGGAACGTTGGGGCCGCACAAGCTCAGGGAAAGTGGAATCCCCAAGAGGGAGTGGTGGCCAACACCATCGTGCACCGCTTGGTGGATCAGGGGCTGAACCCGGAGGAAGACCTGTTCATCGTCAGTCCCTTCGTCGATGTGCTGACCGGGCTGAAGCAAGCCCTGTGCCGTCGCATCCCACGCAAGAAGATCGGCACTGTCCACACCACGCAGGGCAAGGAAGCCGATGTCGTGCTGCTCGTGCTAGGTGCGCCGGGCGATGGACTGTCGGGGCCACGCGCATGGGCCGCTGGAACCCCGAACCTGCTGAACGTCGCGGTGAGCCGCGCCAAACGCCGGCTGTTCGTTGTCGGAGACCACCATGCGTGGCACACCCTGCCGTACTTCGAGACCCTGGCCCGCGAGGTGCCGACGATGACCGAAGAGGAATGCGTCCACCTACGTCGGCTCGCACCGGACTCGCTCTCAGGAAACTGCCGTTGCGGTCCTCGATGA